The window ACGGGGTCCGCTCCACCGCCGTGGTGCCCACCGGCGGCGCCGAGGGCGAACAACTCGTCGACCTGCTCAACGCCGAGGGTGTCGACCTGCTGTCCGTGCCGATCGCCGGCCGGACCCGTTCCAACATCACCCTGGCCGAGCCGGACGGCACGGTCACGAAGATCAACGAGGCCGGCCCGGTCCTCTCCGACACCGAGTTCGCCCAGGTCAGCAAGGCCGTCCTGGACGCCGCGGCACAGGCCGACTGGGTGGTCATCTGCGGCAGCCTGCCGCCCGGCCCGAGCATCGACGCCTTCACCGACCTGTGTTCCCGGCTGGTCGGCGCGGGCTACCGGCTGGCCGTCGACAGCAGTGGTCCGGCCCTGCTGGCCGGGGTCGCCGCCGGCGCCGCCCTGGTCAAACCCAACCGCGAGGAACTCGCCGAGGCCGTCGGAGCGGAACCGACCACCCTCGGCGACGTGGTCGAAGCCTGCCGCCGGCTGCGGGCGGCGGGAGCCGGCGCGGTGCTGGCCAGTCTCGGTGCCGACGGAGCGGTCCTGGTCGACGGCGACGGCGTCCTGGCCGGGATCTCCCCGGTCAGCGTGCCGCGGAGCACGGTCGGCGCCGGCGACGCGCTGCTCGCCGGATTCCTCGCGGCCGGTGCGCGGGGCGCCGCCGCGCTCACCGAGGGGCTGGCGTGGGGCGCGGCCGCGGTCTCGCTTCCGGGCAGCCGCATGCCGACCCCGGCCGACCTCGACCGTACGCACGTGCGCGTCACCCCCGACCCCGACCCGTCCCGCCCGCTCCACTCCTGAACCCCCGGCCGGTACGTCAGCGCCGATCGGACAAACCCCCTCCAATAACTCTCCACAATGAAATGGAGATCCCTCATGGCCTCTTCGTACACCCCCGAGGTCAGCGGTTCCGGAATACGGGCCCGCGTCCAGAAGCTCGGCGGCTACCTCGCCGGGATGGTGATGCCCAACATCGGGGCGATCATCGCCTGGGGTCTGATCACGGCACTGTTCATCCCGGTCGGCTGGCTGCCGAACGAGAGTCTGGCCGAGCTGGTCGGCCCGATGATCACGTACCTGCTCCCGGTCCTGATCGGTTACACCGGCGGCCGGATGGTCCACGGCCAGCGCGGCGCGGTCGTCGGTGCCACCGCCACGATGGGTGTCATCGTCGGCGCCGACGTCCCGATGTTCCTCGGCGCGATGATCATCGCCCCGCTCACCGCCTACGTGCTGAAGCTGTTCGACAACGCGATCGAGGGCAAGATCCGCCCCGGTTTCGAGATGCTCGTCGACAACTTCTCGGCCGGCATCATCGGCGGTGGCTTCGCGATCCTCGGCAAGCTGGGCATCGGCCCGGTCGTCAACGCCCTCACCGAGGCGGCCGGCAACGGCGTCGACTGGCTCCTCGACCACAGCCTGATGCCGCTGGTGTCGATCCTGGTCGAGCCGGCCAAGGTGCTGTTCCTCAACAACGCCATCAACCACGGCGTGTTCAGCCCGCTCGGCGTGCAGCAGGTGGCCGAGCACGGCAAGTCGATCCTGTTCATGATCGAGTCGAACCCCGGCCCCGGCCTCGGCTTGCTCCTGGCCTACTTCTTCTTCGGCCCGAAGTCGCTGCGCCCGACCACCCCGGCTGCGATGATCATCCACTTCTTCGGCGGCATCCACGAGATCTACTTCCCGTACGTGCTGATGAAGCCCCGCCTGATCCTGGCCATGATGGCCGGCGGCATGGCCGGTGTGGCCACCTTCATGGTCACCGGCGCGGGCACCGTGGCCTCGCCGGCCCCGGGCAGCATCTTCGCCTTCTTCGCCGTCACCGCGAAGGGCAGCCACTTCGGGATGATCCTCGGCGTCATCCTGGCCGCCGCGGTCACCTTCGGTGTCGCCTCCCTGCTCCTCGGGTTCGGCAAGCTCAAGTCCGACCAGGAGCCCGAGGACGACAGCACCGACACCACCGCCGACGACGAGGTCAGCCGCAAGGAAAACGCGTAACCACCACCGGAGACGCGTAACCACCACAGGAGAGAAGTCATGGCAACCATCAACGGCAAGGACATCCACAAGCTCGTGGTCGCCTGCGACGCGGGAATGGGCAGCAGCGTGATGCTGGCCAGCACCCTGCGCAAGCAGCTCGGCAAGAGCGGGGTAACGGTCGAGCACACCCCGGTGAACTCGATCCCGGCCGACGCCGACGTGGTGGTCTGCCACAGCGGCCTGGCCGCCCGGGCCAGGTCGGTAGCACCCGACAAACCGATCGTGCCGTTCCAGATCTTCCTCGGCGACCCGGCCGTGACCCGCGTGGTCAAGGCCATCCAGCAGGGGACCGATCTCAATGTCTGACCAGTTGCTCGACCCCCGGGCCATCCGGCTCGGGGAGTCGGCTGCCGACCGTGACGACGCGATCCGTCGCTGCGGAGAGGTCCTGGTCGAGATCGGCGCCGCGGAACCGGGCTACATCGACACGATGCTGGCCCGGGAACAGTCGATCTCCACCTACGTCGGCGAGGGGGTCGCCATCCCGCACGGCACCCTCGCCGGCAAGGACCTGGTCAAGCGCGACGCCCTCGCGGTGCTGCGCTTCCCGGAGACGGTCGACTGGGACGGCGAGCCGGTCACCCTCTGCGTGGCCATCGCCGCCCAGGGCAACGGTCACGTCGAACTTCTTGCCGCTCTCGCCGAGATCCTGCTCGACGAGGACCAGGCCCGCGAACTGCGCGAGGCCACCGAACCCGAGACCGTGATCCGGCTCCTCGGGAGCATCCAGGAGGAAGCGAAACAATGAAGGTCGTACGATTCCACGCCCCCGGCGACGTCCGTTTCGAGGACGCGCCGGAGCCCGAGGCCGGCCCCGGAGAGGTCAAGATCCGGGTCCGGAACTGCTCCACCTGCGGCACCGACGTCAAGATCTCCAAGTTCGGCCACCACCACATCCACCCGCCGCGGGTGATGGGCCACGAGATCGCCGGTGAGATCGTGCAGGTCGGCGAAGGCGTCGACGGCTGGTCGGCCGGCGACCGGGTGCAGGTCATCGCCGCCATCCCGTGCGGCGAGTGTGCCGAGTGCGAGCGCGGCCGGATGACCATCTGCCCCAACCAGGTGTCGATGGGCTACCACTTCGAGGGCGGCTTCGCCCAGTACATGGTGGTGCCCCGCGAGGTCCTCAAGGTCGATGGCCTGAACCGGATCCCGGAGGGTGTCTCGTTCGCCGAGGCGTCCGTCGCCGAGCCGCTGGCCTGCGCCCTCAACGCGCAGAACCTGGCCCGCGTCGGTGTCGGCGACGACGTCGTGGTGATCGGCTCCGGTCCGATCGGCTGCCTGCACGTCCGGCTGGCCCGGGCCCGCGGCGCGGCTCGCGTCTTCCTGGTCGAGCTCAGCCGGCAGCGCCTGGAGATGGCCGCCAACCTGGTCAAGCCGGACGCGGCGATCTGCGCCGAGGAGGTCGACCCGGTCGAGGAGATCCTCAAACTGACCGACGGCCGCGGCGCCGACGTCATCATCACCGCCGCCGCCTCCGGCAAAGCGCAGGAGCAGGCCATCCTGATGGCCGCCCGGCAGGGCCGGATCAGCTTCTTCGGCGGTCTGCCCAAGGACAACCCGACCATCACCTGCGACTCCAACCTGGTCCACTACCGGGAGTTGATGATCGTCGGCGCCAACGGGTCCAGCCCGGCCCACAACGCCGAGGCCCTCAACCTGGTCGCCACCGGCGCGGTGCCGGTCGCCGACCTGATCACCCACCGCCTCCCGCTGGAGAGCGCGATCGACGCCTTCGGCATCGTCGCCCGCGGCGAGGCCATCAAGGTCACCATCGAGCCCTAGAGGAGCCTGCTATGCCCACGCGCACGGTGACCGTCGGTTCCAGCAGCGGCCTGCACGCCCGCCCCGCGAAGATCTTCGTCGAGGCGGCCGCGAAGGCCCCGGTCAAGGTCACGATCCGGTCCGGCGACCGGAAGCCGGTACCCGCCAAGAGCATGCTGTCGGTGCTCGCCCTCGGCGCCAAACAGGGCACCGAGGTGATCCTGGAGGCCGAGGGGGAGGGCGCCGACGAGGCCCTGGACAGCCTGGCCGAGCTGCTGGCGAAGGACCTGGACGCCGATGCCTGAGATGCTCACCGGCATCGGGGTGTGCGCCGGGATCGCCGCCGGTCCGCTGTTGCGGATCGCGGCCGCCCCGGCGCTCCCGGCCCCCGTCCCGGTCACCGACACCGAGGCGGAGTACACCCGGGCCGAGGCCGCGCTGGCCGAGGTGGTCGCCGAACTCGGCCGCCGCGCCGACCGGACGACCGACGCCACGGTGGCCGAGGTGCTGCGGGCCGAGGCGCTGATGGCCGACGACGAGGAGCTGCGCGACGGCGTACGCGAGCTGATCGGCGACGGCCACGACGCACCGCACGCGATCGACGGTGCGTTCGCGACGTTCCGGGAGGCGTTCGCCGCCGCCGGCGGTTACCTCGCCGAACGGGTCGCCGACCTGGACGATCTCCGCGACCGGGCGGTCGCGGTGCTGCTCGGCCTGCCGATGCCGGGTGTCCCCGCACCCGGCCACCCCTACGTGCTCGCGGCCCGCGACCTGGCCCCCGCGGACACCGCCGACCTCGACCCGGAACAGGTGATCGGCCTGGTCACCGAGGTCGGCGGCCCGACCAGCCACACCGCGATCCTGGCCCGCGCGCTCGGCCTGCCCGCGGTGGTCGCCTGCCCCGGCGTGCTCGCCGTGCCGGACGGCACGATCGTGCTGCTCGACGGCGCGTCCGGGCAGGTCCGGGTGGACGTCTCGGAGACCGAGGCGAAAGCCGCGGCGGACCGGGCGGCCCAGGTGGCTGCCGCGGCGTCGACGTTGACCGGTCCGGGCCAGACCTCCGACGGGTACGGGGTGAAGCTCCTGGCCAATGTCGGTTCGGTCAAGAACGTCCCGGCCGCCGACGAGGCTCACGCCGAGGGGATCGGCCTGTTCCGTACCGAGTTGCTCTTCCTCGACCGTGTCCAGGAGCCGACCCTGGACGAGCAGGTCGCCGCCTACCGTGACGTGTTCACCGCGATGGCCGGGCGGCGCGTCGTCATCCGTACCCTCGATGCCGGAGCCGACAAGCCACTGCCGTTCCTGAATCAGGACGGTGAGCCCAACCCCGCGCTGGGTGTCCGCGGCCTGCGCGTGGCGCGGCAGCGCCCGGACGTACTGACCACGCAGCTCGCCGCGATCGCCGAGGCCCGGTCGCAGACCGGTGCCGACGTGTGGGTGATGGCGCCGATGGTGTCCACCCTGGCCGAGGCGACCGGGTTCGCGGCCGCCGTGCGTGACGCCGGCCTGCCCAAGGCCGGGGTGATGATCGAGGTCCCGGCGGCCGCGCTGCGAGCCGCCGACCTGCTCCGGGTGGTCGACTTCCTGAGCATCGGCACGAACGACCTGAGCCAGTACACGTTCGCCGCCGACCGGATGTGCGGCGATCTGGCCGACCTGCTGGACCCGTGGCAGCCGGCCCTGCTCCAGCTCATCGGCGTGTGTGGGGCGGCCGGTCGGACGGCCGGCAAACCCGTCGGCGTGTGCGGTGAGGCCGCCGCCGATCCGCTGCTCGCGCCGGTGCTGGTCGGGCTCGGGGTGACCAGCCTGTCGATGTCCCCGCGCGCGATCGGCCCGGTCCGGGCGGCGCTCGCCGGGCGTACCGAAGCCGAATGCGAGCGGTTGGCCGGACTCGCGGTGGCCGCGCCGGATGCGTCCGAGGCCCGTAGGCTGGCGATCTGAGAGAGGGCCTCCCGTGGGGAGGCCCTCGTCAGTCGAACGGGAAACCGGGCGGGAACACCGGCGTCGGGAACGTCTCGACCCGGTGGATCACGTCGAAGAGCAGGCGCGGCGCACCGGGCGTGTTCGAGTAGGTGACGATCCGCTTGGGCCCGCCGTGCCGGTAGGTCACGGTCACCTCATACCGGTACCGGCCGGACCGGTCGGTCGGCACGTAGCGGGACCGCAGGCCGCGGAACGCCGGGCTGGACGCCATCCGCAGCACCACACCGGCCTCCCGGATGCCGCCGGACACCTGGAAGATCGAGAGATTCTGCCGGCTGTGGGTGCGCTCGACCGACACCTGGACGGCCTGGTGGCGCGGCGCGGCGTCGGCGGCGGGCGGATGCGCGGTGATCGTGGCGAGACCCAGCAGCAGGGCCACGCCGCGCGAAATGATCATCGGGCCACTTTATCCGGAATGTACCATTTCACCTGATCAAAACGCGCTCAAGTCGTAGCCCCGCTTCGCCAGTTTCGTCTCCAGCACATGACACACCTGCTCCACCACCGCGAACCGGGCATACGGCTTGTCATCCCCGGCGATCACATGCCAGCGCGCCTTCGGACGGTCGGTCCGGTCGATCATCTCCTCGACGGCCGCCTCGTACGCCCCCCGCTTCTCCCGGTTACGCCAGTCCTCGTCGGTCAGCTTCCACTGCCGCAACGGATCGTCACGTCGGCTCTCGAACCGCTTCAGCTGCTCGGAGTCCGACACGTGCATCCAGAACTTGATCAGGATCATGCCCTCGGCGGTCAGCGTCCGCTCGAACTCCACGATCTCGTCGTACGCCCGCTTCCACTGCTCGTCGGTCGCGAAACCCTCGACCCGTTCCACCAGCACCCGGCCATACCAGGACCGGTCCAGCACCGCCATCCCGCCCCGGCCCGGCAGCACGGTCCAGAACCGCTGCAGGAAATGGTGCCGCTTCTCGTCATAGGTCGGCGCGGCGAACTGCGCCACCCGTACATGCCTGGGGTCCAGCGGCGCCACCAGGCGCTTGATCGCACCACCCTTGCCCGACGCGTCCCAACCCTCGAACACCACACACAGCGGCGGCCCGATCTTCTTCTCCCCGATCTGACCGCCCAACAGCAGCCGCAACCGCAACAGCCGCTCCTGCGCCGCCTCCAGCCGCGCCTCGGCCTTCTTCTTGGAGACCTCGAACGGGGGATTGGCGCTACCCAGATGACCCATCCACCCAGCATCCCTAATCCAGTTGTGATCCGCAGCAGCCGGTACGGGAGAATGCGGACGTGACTTTCGTAGACGACCTGTTGTGGCGCGGACTCATCCAGGACTCGACCGACCTCGTCGAGCTCCGCAAAAAGCTCGACGGCGGCTCGATCACGTTCTATGTGGGCTTCGACCCCACCGCCGCCTCGCTGCACGTCGGCCACCTGATGCAGGTGTGCACCGCCCGTCGCCTCCAGCTCGCCGGCCACCGCCCGTTGCTGCTCGTCGGCGGCGCCACCGGCCAGATCGGCGACCCGCGCGAGTCCAGCGAGCGCAGCCTCAACCCGCCCGAGGTGGTCGAGGGCTGGGTGCAGCGAATCCGTACTCAGCTGTCCCCGTTCGTCACCTACGACGGCGACAACGCCGCCACCCTCGTCAACAACCTCGACTGGACCGGCCCGATGTCGGTCGTCGACTTCCTACGCGACGTCGGCAAACACTTCCCGGTCAACAAGATGCTGGCCCGCGACGTGGTCCGGAACCGGCTGGAGAGCGGCATCAGCTTCACCGAGTTCAGCTACCAGCTGCTCCAGTCCAACGACTTCTACCAGCTGCACGTCCAGCACGGCTGCGAGCTGCAGTTCGGCGGCTCCGACCAGTGGGGCAACATCACCGCCGGGGTCGACTTCGTCCGGCGTCGCGGCGCCGGCCCGGTCAACGCCTTCGTCACCCCGCTCGTCCTCAAGTCCGACGGCACCAAGTTCGGCAAGACCGAGGGCGGCGCCGTCTGGCTCGACCCGTCGATGACCACGCCGTACAGCTTCTACCAGTTCTGGATCAACAGCGACGACCGCGACGTCAACCAGTACCTGCGCTACTTCAGCTTCAAGTCCCGCGAGGAACTCGAGGAGTTGGAGAAGGCGACCGCCGAGCGGCCGCAGGCCCGGCTCGCGCAGCGAGCCCTCGCCGAGGAGCTCACCGCGCTGGTGCACGGTCCCGAGGAGGCCCGGCAGGCGATCGCTGCCAGCCAGGCCCTTTTCGGGCGAGGTTCGTTGGACGAGCTGTCCGCGGACACGTTGCGCGCCGCGTTGTCCGAGGCCGGCCTTCATGGGGTACGGGGTGAGCTCCCCACCGTGGGTGTGTTGCTCAAGGACGCCGGTCTCGTGGCTTCGGCGAACGAGGCCCGCCGCACGATCACCGAGGGTGGCGCGTACCTCAACAACGAGCGCATCACCGATGGTGAGGCCGAGATCCCGACGTCCGCCCTGCTGCACGGCCGTTTCCTGGTCCTGCGCCGAGGCAAGCGCACGTTCGCCGGGGTCGAACTGCTGCCCTGACCGTCCTACGCCGGGACCCCGTTTCTCCGGGGCCCTCGGTCTTCGTCCTGGGCCCTCGGTCTTCGTCCTGGGCCCTCGGTCTTCGTCCTGGGCCCTCGGTCTTCGTCCTGGGCCCTCGGTCTTGGGTCCTCGGCCCTCGGTCTTGGGTCCTCGGCCCTCGGTCCTCGGCCCTCAGTCTTCGGACTTCAGCCCTCAGCCCTCAGGCTTCGGACTTCAGACTTCAGCCCTCAGTCTTCGGCTTTGGACTTCGGCCCTCGGCTTCGGTCTGCCCGATCTGAGTTAAAGGCCGGAAATTTCGCTGTGACCGGCGTCGCCCGACCCCGATTTGGAGTTGATGGGAGGGGCGGGTAATGTTTACCGAGCCGCCAGGGAGACGGGCGAGCGAGCGGGACCTGAAGTTGGGGCCCGGCCGGCCGTCCTGACGGAAACCCTTACAAGATCGCACGATCTAGTGTCGTGTGTGTTTTTGGGGTGCCTGTGCAGTTTCTGTGGTTGTTGAATTCGGTTGCGAAACGCGGATTTGACAGGGCGGAAACGGCGGGTAAAGTAGAGCGAGTGCCCCGGAGGGCGGGCCGCGAAAGCGGTTCGGTTTAAGGTGTGCGGTTGTTCTTTGAGAACTCAACAGGGTGCTTGATAAGCCAGTGCCAATTATGGCAATACCCCGGCTTGTCGTTTAGGCGATAAGTGGGAGATTCCTTTGGCAACATTTTTGTTGCCGGGATGAGTTTTTCAACAGATTTTGTTGGAGAGTTTGATCCTGGCTCAGGACGAACGCTGGCGGCGTGCTTAACACATGCAAGTCGAGCGGAAAGGCCCTTCGGGGTACTCGAGCGGCGAACGGGTGAGTAACACGTGAGTAACCTGCCCTGGACTTTGGGATAACCCTCGGAAACGGGGGCTAATACCGAATACGACACTCTACCGCATGGTGTGGGTGTGGAAAGTTTTTTCGGTCTGGGATGGACTCGCGGCCTATCAGCTTGTTGGTGGGGTAATGGCCTACCAAGGCGACGACGGGTAGCCGGCCTGAGAGGGCGACCGGCCACACTGGGACTGAGACACGGCCCAGACTCCTACGGGAGGCAGCAGTGGGGAATATTGCACAATGGGCGGAAGCCTGATGCAGCGACGCCGCGTGAGGGATGACGGCCTTCGGGTTGTAAACCTCTTTCAGCAGGGACGAAGCGCAAGTGACGGTACCTGCAGAAGAAGCGCCGGCCAACTACGTGCCAGCAGCCGCGGTAAGACGTAGGGCGCGAGCGTTGTCCGGATTTATTGGGCGTAAAGAGCTCGTAGG of the Actinoplanes sichuanensis genome contains:
- a CDS encoding PTS sugar transporter subunit IIB, which produces MATINGKDIHKLVVACDAGMGSSVMLASTLRKQLGKSGVTVEHTPVNSIPADADVVVCHSGLAARARSVAPDKPIVPFQIFLGDPAVTRVVKAIQQGTDLNV
- a CDS encoding PTS sugar transporter subunit IIA, giving the protein MSDQLLDPRAIRLGESAADRDDAIRRCGEVLVEIGAAEPGYIDTMLAREQSISTYVGEGVAIPHGTLAGKDLVKRDALAVLRFPETVDWDGEPVTLCVAIAAQGNGHVELLAALAEILLDEDQARELREATEPETVIRLLGSIQEEAKQ
- the ptsP gene encoding phosphoenolpyruvate--protein phosphotransferase, with protein sequence MPEMLTGIGVCAGIAAGPLLRIAAAPALPAPVPVTDTEAEYTRAEAALAEVVAELGRRADRTTDATVAEVLRAEALMADDEELRDGVRELIGDGHDAPHAIDGAFATFREAFAAAGGYLAERVADLDDLRDRAVAVLLGLPMPGVPAPGHPYVLAARDLAPADTADLDPEQVIGLVTEVGGPTSHTAILARALGLPAVVACPGVLAVPDGTIVLLDGASGQVRVDVSETEAKAAADRAAQVAAAASTLTGPGQTSDGYGVKLLANVGSVKNVPAADEAHAEGIGLFRTELLFLDRVQEPTLDEQVAAYRDVFTAMAGRRVVIRTLDAGADKPLPFLNQDGEPNPALGVRGLRVARQRPDVLTTQLAAIAEARSQTGADVWVMAPMVSTLAEATGFAAAVRDAGLPKAGVMIEVPAAALRAADLLRVVDFLSIGTNDLSQYTFAADRMCGDLADLLDPWQPALLQLIGVCGAAGRTAGKPVGVCGEAAADPLLAPVLVGLGVTSLSMSPRAIGPVRAALAGRTEAECERLAGLAVAAPDASEARRLAI
- the tyrS gene encoding tyrosine--tRNA ligase, producing MTFVDDLLWRGLIQDSTDLVELRKKLDGGSITFYVGFDPTAASLHVGHLMQVCTARRLQLAGHRPLLLVGGATGQIGDPRESSERSLNPPEVVEGWVQRIRTQLSPFVTYDGDNAATLVNNLDWTGPMSVVDFLRDVGKHFPVNKMLARDVVRNRLESGISFTEFSYQLLQSNDFYQLHVQHGCELQFGGSDQWGNITAGVDFVRRRGAGPVNAFVTPLVLKSDGTKFGKTEGGAVWLDPSMTTPYSFYQFWINSDDRDVNQYLRYFSFKSREELEELEKATAERPQARLAQRALAEELTALVHGPEEARQAIAASQALFGRGSLDELSADTLRAALSEAGLHGVRGELPTVGVLLKDAGLVASANEARRTITEGGAYLNNERITDGEAEIPTSALLHGRFLVLRRGKRTFAGVELLP
- the mtlA gene encoding mannitol-specific PTS transporter subunit IIC; translation: MASSYTPEVSGSGIRARVQKLGGYLAGMVMPNIGAIIAWGLITALFIPVGWLPNESLAELVGPMITYLLPVLIGYTGGRMVHGQRGAVVGATATMGVIVGADVPMFLGAMIIAPLTAYVLKLFDNAIEGKIRPGFEMLVDNFSAGIIGGGFAILGKLGIGPVVNALTEAAGNGVDWLLDHSLMPLVSILVEPAKVLFLNNAINHGVFSPLGVQQVAEHGKSILFMIESNPGPGLGLLLAYFFFGPKSLRPTTPAAMIIHFFGGIHEIYFPYVLMKPRLILAMMAGGMAGVATFMVTGAGTVASPAPGSIFAFFAVTAKGSHFGMILGVILAAAVTFGVASLLLGFGKLKSDQEPEDDSTDTTADDEVSRKENA
- a CDS encoding HPr family phosphocarrier protein codes for the protein MPTRTVTVGSSSGLHARPAKIFVEAAAKAPVKVTIRSGDRKPVPAKSMLSVLALGAKQGTEVILEAEGEGADEALDSLAELLAKDLDADA
- the pfkB gene encoding 1-phosphofructokinase, producing MILTVTLNPSVDRALEVDALVRGEVLRAADSHIDPGGKGVNVSRALLANGVRSTAVVPTGGAEGEQLVDLLNAEGVDLLSVPIAGRTRSNITLAEPDGTVTKINEAGPVLSDTEFAQVSKAVLDAAAQADWVVICGSLPPGPSIDAFTDLCSRLVGAGYRLAVDSSGPALLAGVAAGAALVKPNREELAEAVGAEPTTLGDVVEACRRLRAAGAGAVLASLGADGAVLVDGDGVLAGISPVSVPRSTVGAGDALLAGFLAAGARGAAALTEGLAWGAAAVSLPGSRMPTPADLDRTHVRVTPDPDPSRPLHS
- a CDS encoding zinc-dependent dehydrogenase; this encodes MKVVRFHAPGDVRFEDAPEPEAGPGEVKIRVRNCSTCGTDVKISKFGHHHIHPPRVMGHEIAGEIVQVGEGVDGWSAGDRVQVIAAIPCGECAECERGRMTICPNQVSMGYHFEGGFAQYMVVPREVLKVDGLNRIPEGVSFAEASVAEPLACALNAQNLARVGVGDDVVVIGSGPIGCLHVRLARARGAARVFLVELSRQRLEMAANLVKPDAAICAEEVDPVEEILKLTDGRGADVIITAAASGKAQEQAILMAARQGRISFFGGLPKDNPTITCDSNLVHYRELMIVGANGSSPAHNAEALNLVATGAVPVADLITHRLPLESAIDAFGIVARGEAIKVTIEP
- a CDS encoding polyphosphate kinase 2 family protein, which encodes MGHLGSANPPFEVSKKKAEARLEAAQERLLRLRLLLGGQIGEKKIGPPLCVVFEGWDASGKGGAIKRLVAPLDPRHVRVAQFAAPTYDEKRHHFLQRFWTVLPGRGGMAVLDRSWYGRVLVERVEGFATDEQWKRAYDEIVEFERTLTAEGMILIKFWMHVSDSEQLKRFESRRDDPLRQWKLTDEDWRNREKRGAYEAAVEEMIDRTDRPKARWHVIAGDDKPYARFAVVEQVCHVLETKLAKRGYDLSAF